The Montipora capricornis isolate CH-2021 chromosome 3, ASM3666992v2, whole genome shotgun sequence genome includes the window ATAACATAACGCTTTAATACAACACTgctttttgtgaaaaaaagatcATTCGTCCATGTATTTCTGTAGGACTTTAGCAGAGAATTATTGGAAGACAGTAACACAGACGATAACGAAAACAGCACTCTTTCGATTCAAGACAGAGTACCATTGTTAACATCATTTTGGAAGGATTCATCGGTACAGAAGTGTTATGGTCAGAGAAATTTGTTCTCCATCGATGATTCTGCGAAATAGTAAGTGTCAAGTCAAATCGTTCCTAATTGGGTAGTGTGGGCGAAACCGCTGTCAGTGACTTCCCAAAGATGTGCATAAATCTAGGTTAAAGACGTACGGTGACAGGGCTTTTTCCGCGTGCAGTTGTTCCAAGGTTATATGGAATCAATTGCCTACTGAACTCAGGGGTGTTACCTCTGTCGACCAGTTCAGGACGCAGTTGAAGACATACTTATTTAAATTGGCCTATGATATTTGATTTTAGCAGTTTGGTTAATTTTATTAAATCTTACTATAGCTTTTAACTGTGTATTTTTAAgtgtctattattattattattattattattattattattgtcattgtcattgtcaatgtcattgtcattattattatttttattattgttattattattgttattattattattattattattattattattattatcattataaagAAGCGGAGCGCATGCGTGATTGGCTTGGTGTACGCAGATTAGAGGCAGGCAATGGTGTCACTCAAAATCACGCAAATATGCATGCCTCCTCGTTAATTAAAAGTCCATTCTCAACATAACATCAGTTACAAATtcgttgctgttgttgctgtttgtgttattgTTGTTCCACTAATCTATAAGTGTATGTGGAGTATAGGTTCATACTGATATCTGATAAAACTGTTAGTTGAGAAACACTGCGAATTGATGATTCATTCTGTTCAACTGACACTCAGTGAGCTTGTGCGCAAGTTATTAATCAAACGTTTTTTCCCCCAATTTTCAATTGGTGAGTATTGTGTGGTTATTATGAGCAACCGGCGTTTCTATTGAACTCAGTTTTGTAACACTTTTAAAAAGTTGGGGCAAATGCGGTCTGCGCAGCCTCTCCGGCTAAATTCTTTTTTACTTGTGACATCCACAGTAATTTTTGGTTCTCACACGATCGCCCCGATCGTTTCGGATGTTACTTGAAGAAACGGAAAAGTGTTCCATCGGGTTCTTGGTTCTGGTGCAATGTCGTTCCTATATTAGCCGAGTTAAATCTCACGCCAAAACGATTGTTGTCGAACCCAAGCCTTAACCGCGTACGACGATCGGGGCGATTATATGAGAATCCTTAATCGTTGCTAATCGCTTGGATTGCCTCCAGTCGGGACAATTGAAACGATTGGAGCGATCATATGACAACCAACCTTAAGGAAGCCTCAAAAGGAATGCTGGGAAAAAGGTCGAGTGCTCAGTTGCTGGAATCGGTAACTACGACCTTcagattactagttcggatgctgtTGCCAGTGGGTGTGTTGCTTCCTTCGGAGACTCGTGGAAGCTTGGTGCGTGTGACAATCGTTACCCGGCCCTTAAATTGTCTGAATAGTTCATTCTCGCAGTTATAGTTTAATAGGAAAATAACGAAAAGTTAACCACAGTAACTGCGGAATGAAGAGAGGTATCTTTGTTGTATCAGTTTTTACGGAtcggaggcagtgcggcccagcgtttagggcgcttgccttgagatccggaaatACCGGGTTCAatacccgttctgaccactcgttgaatttgatcctggtagtcacaggttcaacttctcggctgcacttgaaAATAGCCGGTTTGTAACTGGTTtacctccagccagttgggattcttaacagttgtgattgttgttgttgttctgttttgtcgtttcgttgatcttgtttcattggccctgtaAAGCCCATACATGGGAAGTGGTCAATTATATACGTATGGTATGCACGCTACACACCTATCATCATGGCGATATTTTCCCTAGCCTCAACGCCTTGATATGGCGAGATCCTTGGCCCGTGATTTTCTGCGCGGTATAcgcatttatttttttgtttgtttgcttttttcagttttttcgaAAATCTTGAGCGCTTATCGCAGCCTGGTTATATCCCAACCAACGAGGATATTCTTCACGCCAGACAAGCTACACAAGGGGTGCAGGAGAGAAGTATATCTGTGAACGACTACAGTTATAGGTTAGATTGACAAGGAAAGGATAAAAACtctaatcataaaaattacgatttccttgattgtgattggttttaaaaactcctattttccactaattcgcttgccaagttgttatcggacagttcaataagtcaaccacattcaaagttgtagtttaaatcaaccaatcacattcaaagttgtattttaagtcaaccaatcacaaccttggtttcaatcaccatagaaacagtgtacagactcTTAAATTCgggctttctttcttcctttctttcagagcgacattaaacaatttacacctcctttgtcagtcttttaatgcaaattttgtCTTCCTTTTACAACTTGGCTCTtcttttatgattaattggtaaaaggacttcgtgtcgtccaattcggtctgtaatcatattcGTGATAagcaaatcggactcccgctgcgCGTTCGTCCTATTTTCtcatcactcgtatgattacataccgaattggactccactcagtcctattacatTACTTAGAAGGTAATAAATGAGAGGTTGCGTAAAGGTTTAAAGACCTTTAAAATACCTTCTTTGTATTAGTGTTCAATGAAGTGCCTCAAAACTGTTCTTCAAAACTGTTCTTCAATATTCGTTTACAGATAAGTTTTTAtcctatacatactgagattttcgcgccaaaaagcaatgaaataaatttcatccctgtgcgtgattgctggcttctggtcggacggtttttgtcactagtgaaaaatatcgtccgaccaatcacaggccacggacggctctttgtcactagtgaagaaaatcgtagagctctatcagtcttttcatttctcgtcaaataaaatggcatcaagatttaaggatttagatgtgtctgtggaggatttcatctcagaacaagaaaacgaaagcactaaaaagaaaactttgcaaaatgtagccgtgctgcaacaattcctagcatcgaaaaagttcttcataacgatttttttgcgtagtattcttttgaaatctcagtacgtataaaataaacaaattacttcatggttggttcgtttgtccgatttttcttcactcgttgcgaggagtcgctgaactcactcgttcgctgcgctcactcgttcgttcgcgcctctcgcaactcgtgaagaaaaatcgtccgcactcaccaaccatgaagtaacctCTATGACTGTCAAGAAACATAAGTTTGGAGGGAAGTTTCTGAGCAATCTGTTCTCAAATTCACGTTCACAGAATAATAGATGCTGGAGGACAAAAAAACCAACGCAAAAAGTGGATTCACTTTTTTGAAGGAGTAACAGCCGTAGTGTTCTTTGTGTCACTGAGCAGTTATGACGAATTCGTCGAAGAGGATGAAAGTTCGGTATGTTATAAGTTATGCTGTTATATAGCTGTTTTTTCCCCCAGTAgcgtgcgctctcattggttacttcaagatcacatgacatctaacaatagaGCTGTTTCCCGCCagaagtctctgagcgggcaacagtgcaaaatctatgacgtcagagggtaacagtgcactgttacccgcgaatgttgatcgaccgccgttgctgttgtcgttgcacgtttttcttttcgtgCTATATAACAAAAGTCCCTCGGCaaacaggtcattttgtttccctcggctgcgcctcggggaaacattgagattctcgggaaacgaaatgaactgtttctctcgggaccagtcattaagtgtttattattattcattcattcattcattccaaTTCATTCCAAaactttctttgtctttgctaGGCCCAGACAGGAGCTCGCAAGATAACGCATCTGTCGTATAATACGTCTAGAGTAAACACGAAAATTGTGAAACGAATAATCGCACTGGGAGAACTTGGGCGAACATTTTCAGTTGTCTCGTAAATTCGTCGAGTATAAAGATGACTTCAAGACGGACTATGTGTCTAGACGAACTATTTGAGATACGACGtccaaaaaattcaaaaagccTCGGCTCGGCAGCCAACAAGGCTACATTAGGCTCGTTAAGTGAAGTCACTGAACCATCTCTTTGCTATTCAGCCTCATCAACGTTTACGATCATTAAGTACCGTTAAGATGAATGTAATCAACAGAATGCAATTAGCCGAAACAAAGGATCTCGActaatattttctttgttccctctcctcaaaggcctttttcttcTCGATTTTCAGAACGCCATGTTAGACAGCTTGGAATTGTTTGAGGAGATCAGTCATAATGAATTCCTGGAAAACACCGAGTTTATTTTGTTCCTAAACAAGCACGACCTCTTTTTAGAAAAATTAAAGACGTCTGAACTCTCTGACTGCTTTCCCGATTACGATGGTAAGCAATAACTTTGAATTCGCATAAAAATTGTTAAACTCAGTAGTTTACCAACAACCACGCCCTAAAGACATTCTGGTCACCAGTGCCTTGGGACgtatgtctgcgcatgacccgaGGCTCGAGCTCTTCATATAACCGAGTTATGCGCAAACGAGAACagctctggtgacgagattGAATGGGTTTCACGAGCACAAAAAGTTTCTACGCATGCTTCATACCTGCTTTTcacattttagtacatttctgtGCCTTTGTCTTCACTCGAAACGAAACTAAACAAATAAGTGAcatcaatattattgtttttcctTACAGGTGGATCCGACCCCGAAAAAGGCCTTAGCTACATCCGGGATCTATTCCtcaaaaagaaacctgaaaataaaaatgtttactTGCACGTAACATGCGCAACGGACACTGACCTAATGAAAGACATTTTGAACGATGTATTCGAGATCCTGGTTAATATAAATCTGAAAAGACTTTCCACGCTTTAGTTTGTGCTGCAGAGGATAAAATTACTACATTCGCCTCATCGAGGAACAGAACAAAGAGTAGAATTTTTTCCTTGTATGGGGAAATCTTCCAGGAGTCATGCAGCCATCATCCATACAGTTTGCGTGTAAAATGAAACCTACCTCGTGAAAATTCGCCTCGAACTTTTACACGGCCGGTTTCCAAAGGTTTTGTGTGAAACTTTCGCACAGAATGTTGAATGATATTTCTGACACAATTTAGGTTTTAATTGGTTATGGTCGGAGGGCAAACTGGTTGCTCTCACGAAAAGCGGCAAAGCAGAATACAGAGAGATATGAAATCGCGTTAACGTTACCGGTAACAGGCAGGCACCAGTTGCCCAAAGgccagataactttatccagcgGACGAGTCACTATCCGTCAGTTTCAATGTAATGTCTGCAAAGACTGATTTCAGTATTTGTCCTTGTAATTCTGAATATGCACCCTCTAAGCACATCCAGTCAAAAGGTGTGTAAGAAAATCTTGGCCAACGTTTAACGTAAAGTACTGATTTTATACTTAGGATAGTGAGGcctgtggggggggggggggtactttaggaatttctgggtggggatgtgccgctgggaccctggaacccttagcctataccagagctactAGTTCAGCTGAATACTAAAGTAAACTCCCACtgatttccgtctaaataccgatacttgaCAGTTAATAGAATCCagaagtgtttcatgatagccatttatcgacactgttgaggctgagttgcgtaaatttaaactttgccgactcgacTTTTTTATACTTTTgagcgggaatttctggtttccttagtcttgataaaatcttcaggcgactggtcagtttcgtgaaaaatgataccctattctagaacc containing:
- the LOC138043866 gene encoding G protein alpha i subunit-like translates to MAEGLQRSDSNLRPSELKAAFKRSRDIDALLDEERELKEKEVQMLILGAGCSGKTTFLKQLRIVYDNGYTEQEREEFKSIIYENVRRAVVQLIEGMEEMGLIFESDQLRTEDFSRELLEDSNTDDNENSTLSIQDRVPLLTSFWKDSSVQKCYGQRNLFSIDDSAKYFFENLERLSQPGYIPTNEDILHARQATQGVQERSISVNDYSYRIIDAGGQKNQRKKWIHFFEGVTAVVFFVSLSSYDEFVEEDESSNAMLDSLELFEEISHNEFLENTEFILFLNKHDLFLEKLKTSELSDCFPDYDGGSDPEKGLSYIRDLFLKKKPENKNVYLHVTCATDTDLMKDILNDVFEILVNINLKRLSTL